ATACAGAAGTAGATGATTGGCTTCCTCGCTTTGTTGTTCTCCACGGAGAATGTATATTCTTATATTTGTTGTGTACAGGTAATGTTGTTAATTGTAATCATTTTCTCTCTATTCATCTCCTGTTTTCCTAAGAATTTCCAGTTTCTTCATAACTACTTTGatttaatataaatacatacatttTTTTATGTGATTAATGTATTAATAACTTGTTTTCACATGGTTGGTTCAATAAAATATACTGTTCTCAAGTTTTCATATGACTGGATTTCATTCACAAGGGTAAAGTTGCAGATCTAAGTCCTCAGGACTCGACCCTTCTATCGGACATCATTGAGGTAGGGAGGTTACCAAGTTTCAAACGTGATGATGAGATTCAATATGCCTTTTATATTTTGACTCAGCTCGGATTACGTTATGAGTGCTCAAGCAATTCTAAGATACAGGTGTGTCTTAGTTAAGATATTTTCTATTTCAGTCTGAATAGATTGTAAATAGTTCATATCatgatgttaattttttttaccaacttCTAAATATGTTCTGTATTACCAACTTCCAGGTGGACTGTTGGTTATCAGCTCTTCAAACTGACTGTAAATTGGAATCTGATACATCAATTCCAAATGTTTGGATTAAGATGTAATATAACGGATAGTCAGATACCTTGTTTGGTAAGTTTGATTGGCTTGAAATCTGACAACTAATATAATGAAA
The genomic region above belongs to Arachis duranensis cultivar V14167 chromosome 3, aradu.V14167.gnm2.J7QH, whole genome shotgun sequence and contains:
- the LOC107479768 gene encoding uncharacterized protein LOC107479768 isoform X2 — its product is MLSLFSPRRLSWISSNEGQEKVELTVAEVESLRSELTDIEEREAHLKARVEHVDEVLRSARLSGYLYIRTRWEALPGEPPPIDDTEVDDWLPRFVVLHGECIFLYLLCTDLSPQDSTLLSDIIEVGRLPSFKRDDEIQYAFYILTQLGLRYECSSNSKIQVDCWLSALQTDCKLESDTSIPNVWIKM